In the Streptomyces sp. BHT-5-2 genome, one interval contains:
- a CDS encoding VOC family protein, with product MPLHRLARITMGVPDVDASHDYYAEFGLTALGRGRFASADGGEQLKIVHAARRRLDELVVAVDDADDLGRVGAALDRLEMPYVHDGHCLRAVDPGTEVTVAVEVQPRLVQPASAPVPYNGPGRVERPDGQAPAVLREDVVRPRRLGHVVLGSTDQPASQRFFTEGVGFKVSDLVPGAAFLRCSTDHHNLLLQQAPISFLHHSSWQVDDVDEVGRAATRMLAGRPERHVWGLGRHHVGSNFFWYLKDPAGNFTEYFADMDCIVDDQLWTPRVWEDARSLYSWGPPVPPSFLRPEDLAALMTGAHDAS from the coding sequence GTGCCGTTGCACCGTCTCGCCCGCATCACCATGGGCGTGCCCGACGTCGATGCCAGTCACGACTACTACGCCGAGTTCGGACTCACCGCCCTGGGGCGGGGGCGCTTCGCCTCGGCCGACGGCGGCGAGCAGCTGAAGATCGTGCATGCTGCCCGCCGTCGCCTGGACGAACTGGTCGTCGCGGTCGATGACGCCGACGACCTCGGCCGGGTCGGCGCCGCCCTGGACCGCCTGGAGATGCCCTACGTCCACGACGGGCACTGCCTGCGCGCGGTCGATCCGGGGACGGAGGTGACCGTCGCCGTCGAGGTCCAACCCCGCCTCGTGCAGCCGGCCTCCGCACCGGTGCCCTACAACGGACCCGGCCGCGTCGAGCGGCCCGACGGCCAGGCACCGGCGGTCCTGCGTGAGGACGTGGTCCGGCCGCGCCGCCTGGGACATGTGGTCCTCGGGTCGACCGATCAGCCGGCCTCGCAGCGGTTCTTCACCGAGGGTGTGGGGTTCAAGGTGAGTGATCTGGTGCCGGGCGCGGCCTTCCTGCGGTGTTCCACCGATCACCACAACCTGCTGCTGCAACAGGCACCGATCTCCTTCCTGCACCACTCCTCCTGGCAGGTCGACGACGTCGACGAGGTGGGGCGCGCGGCGACGCGCATGCTGGCGGGCCGTCCGGAGCGCCATGTCTGGGGCCTGGGCCGCCACCACGTGGGCTCGAACTTCTTCTGGTACCTCAAGGACCCGGCGGGCAACTTCACCGAGTACTTCGCCGACATGGACTGCATCGTCGACGACCAGCTGTGGACGCCGCGCGTATGGGAGGACGCCCGCTCGCTCTACAGCTGGGGCCCACCGGTCCCACCCTCCTTCCTCCGGCCCGAGGACCTCGCCGCGCTGATGACCGGCGCCCACGACGCGAGCTGA
- a CDS encoding LysR substrate-binding domain-containing protein: MEITQRLLEQFLAVAEEKHYGRAAERLSMRQPPLSQAIQRLERGLGVTLLERASRGPRGVRLTHAGAVFVTEARRLLDTQSAAVERVRRVAHGLEGDVRVGYVSILSHRYLPRLLRAAADELPGLRIHLHQDATVSLVEMLRAGALDLAFIRDPSPLSDDLAVRDFVTERIVATVPDEHRLAGAEAIDLDDLRNDAFVLPSTATLPGLAHQAELACRDAGFTPQRHATVDDLTGLLGYVAAGLCVSLVPEDLRDFPVPGIAFVPLRGSSPHLTTIVAAVHRPDTDAAVRRLLDLITRHARP; this comes from the coding sequence ATGGAGATCACACAACGCCTGCTTGAGCAGTTCCTGGCCGTCGCCGAGGAGAAGCACTACGGCCGAGCTGCGGAACGGCTCTCGATGCGCCAACCTCCACTCAGCCAGGCCATCCAGCGACTGGAACGCGGCCTGGGGGTGACGCTCCTGGAGCGCGCCTCACGCGGTCCGCGCGGGGTGCGCCTGACACACGCCGGTGCGGTCTTCGTCACGGAGGCGCGACGGCTGCTGGACACCCAGTCCGCGGCCGTGGAGCGGGTCCGCCGCGTCGCACACGGGCTGGAGGGGGACGTCCGGGTGGGATATGTGAGCATCCTGAGCCACCGCTACCTTCCCCGGCTGCTCCGGGCCGCCGCCGATGAACTCCCCGGGCTGCGCATCCATTTGCACCAGGACGCCACCGTCAGCCTCGTCGAGATGCTGCGCGCCGGCGCCCTGGACCTGGCGTTCATCCGGGACCCCTCGCCCTTGTCGGACGACCTTGCCGTCCGCGACTTCGTCACCGAACGCATCGTCGCAACCGTGCCCGACGAGCACCGGCTGGCCGGAGCCGAGGCGATCGACCTGGACGACCTCCGCAACGACGCCTTCGTCCTCCCCAGCACGGCGACCCTGCCCGGCCTCGCCCACCAGGCCGAACTGGCCTGCCGCGACGCCGGATTCACCCCGCAACGCCACGCCACCGTCGACGACCTCACCGGACTGCTCGGCTACGTCGCCGCCGGACTGTGCGTCAGCCTGGTCCCGGAAGATCTGCGCGACTTCCCCGTCCCCGGTATCGCCTTCGTACCGCTGCGCGGATCCTCGCCCCACCTGACGACCATCGTCGCCGCCGTCCACCGGCCCGACACCGACGCCGCCGTCCGCCGCCTCCTCGACCTCATCACCCGCCACGCCCGCCCGTGA
- a CDS encoding acetoacetate decarboxylase, with amino-acid sequence MHEHDVARLFTTPLDAPAFAPTRYRFTDREYLNITYRTDPEALRRVVPEPLSVPEPLVRFELMRMPDVTGLGDYTEAGQVVPVAYEGERGEYNLAMYLDSVPAISSGRELGAYPKKAGRPRLYVDSDTLVGTLDYGSLRVATATMGYKHHPMDLDAARAEICVPTYMVKTVPGYDGRPRICELVRTKITDITVKSAFHGPARLELFAHALAPVADLPVLEIVSASHILTDLTLSPAEVVHDYLAP; translated from the coding sequence ATGCACGAGCACGACGTCGCCCGGCTGTTCACCACCCCGCTGGACGCGCCCGCATTCGCCCCCACCAGGTACCGGTTCACCGACCGCGAGTACCTCAACATCACCTACCGCACCGATCCCGAGGCCCTGCGCCGCGTCGTGCCTGAGCCACTGTCGGTGCCCGAACCGCTGGTGCGGTTCGAGCTCATGCGCATGCCGGACGTGACGGGCCTGGGCGACTACACGGAGGCAGGCCAGGTCGTCCCCGTCGCGTACGAGGGCGAGCGGGGCGAGTACAACCTCGCGATGTACCTGGACAGCGTGCCGGCGATCTCCAGCGGGCGGGAGCTGGGCGCCTACCCGAAGAAGGCCGGCCGACCCCGGCTCTACGTCGACTCCGACACCCTGGTGGGCACCCTCGACTACGGCTCGCTGCGCGTGGCCACCGCCACCATGGGCTACAAGCACCATCCGATGGATCTCGACGCGGCCCGTGCGGAGATCTGTGTGCCCACGTACATGGTCAAGACAGTGCCCGGCTACGACGGACGGCCGCGGATCTGCGAACTGGTCCGCACCAAGATCACCGACATCACCGTCAAGAGCGCCTTTCACGGCCCGGCCCGATTGGAGCTGTTCGCCCACGCGCTGGCGCCGGTCGCGGATCTGCCGGTGCTGGAGATCGTCTCCGCCAGTCACATCCTCACCGACCTCACCCTGAGCCCGGCCGAGGTCGTCCACGACTACCTCGCCCCCTGA
- a CDS encoding 3-hydroxyacyl-CoA dehydrogenase NAD-binding domain-containing protein has translation MNAPTTDTSHTCRRATVIGGGVIGISWTGLFLAHGLAVTVNDPRPDVRDEVLAGLAEITPALAEIGLPTGDLAARLHFEADLATAVADADVVQENGPERLAVKQEIWQVVERAAPAHALLATSTSGIPASAIAQAMTQPERLVVGHPFNPPHLVPLVEIVPGEKTAPQTLRAARDFYAAMGKKPQILRKEIPGFVANRLQSALFRECVHLVAEGVVSEAELDEIVTDSIGLRWAVAGPFRTFHLGGGPGGLPHFVRHLGPAMEASWPALGTPTFDEPTVAVLTEQAADAFGAEPVGELAARRDRAQMALMRALGRTPDQAGDPAAGSTAAARA, from the coding sequence ATGAACGCACCCACCACAGACACCTCCCACACCTGCCGGCGGGCCACAGTCATCGGCGGCGGCGTGATCGGGATTTCGTGGACCGGGCTGTTCCTCGCCCACGGCCTGGCCGTCACCGTGAACGACCCACGGCCCGATGTTCGGGATGAGGTCCTGGCGGGCCTTGCGGAGATCACCCCGGCACTGGCGGAAATCGGGCTGCCCACCGGCGACTTGGCCGCCCGGCTGCACTTCGAGGCCGACCTGGCCACGGCGGTCGCGGACGCGGACGTCGTCCAGGAGAACGGCCCGGAGCGACTGGCGGTGAAGCAGGAGATCTGGCAGGTCGTCGAGCGGGCCGCTCCCGCCCATGCCCTGCTTGCCACCTCGACTTCCGGGATTCCCGCCTCGGCGATCGCCCAGGCAATGACGCAGCCCGAGCGGCTGGTGGTCGGCCACCCGTTCAACCCGCCGCACCTCGTGCCGCTGGTGGAGATCGTGCCCGGCGAGAAGACCGCACCGCAGACCCTCCGCGCGGCCCGTGACTTCTACGCGGCCATGGGCAAGAAGCCGCAGATCCTGCGCAAGGAGATCCCCGGATTCGTCGCCAACCGCCTCCAGTCCGCACTCTTCCGCGAGTGTGTGCACCTGGTGGCCGAGGGCGTGGTCTCCGAGGCCGAACTCGACGAGATCGTCACCGACTCCATCGGCCTGCGCTGGGCGGTCGCGGGCCCGTTCCGCACCTTCCACCTCGGTGGCGGACCGGGCGGCCTGCCGCATTTCGTCCGTCACCTCGGCCCCGCCATGGAGGCGAGCTGGCCGGCGCTGGGGACGCCCACCTTCGACGAGCCCACCGTGGCGGTACTGACCGAACAGGCCGCGGACGCGTTCGGAGCCGAGCCGGTCGGCGAACTCGCCGCCCGCCGTGACCGCGCGCAGATGGCCCTCATGCGGGCCCTCGGCAGGACTCCGGACCAGGCCGGGGACCCGGCGGCCGGCTCCACGGCCGCTGCCCGCGCCTGA
- a CDS encoding CoA transferase produces MPESPQATMSLTDRITRAIAAPATDDAFDVHSETSEVLAGIGLKPQDTGGTITFRGADPVVPSTLRLGAASGIALVAKSAAVAALWRDRTGRGQDIHMDLRVGPHRLCPFYDQKWELLNGYPGGVPSIPNMAYANAFYRTADGRWMMPFNIYPNIKTAAQKLLGAPEVPEAVAAAIARWNARELEAAGAAAGAVMPMVRTPSEILTERQYTDHLADMPLVEITRVGDSAPEPLPEAATAPLDGVRALGMGHIIAGAGAGRALALHGADVLNLWRPNELEHDVTYRTANVGVRSATVSPYTPEGRAVLHELQAGADVFFANRRPGYLESIGLSEQEATSRRPGLVYATVSLNGRSGPWADHLGFDQTAGALTGLLHLEGDGDKPALPPITVVNDYLVSWFLTAGIVEALRRRAVDGGSYRVHVSLSRVALWILGMGIFDKTYATEIAGTGEEHAYPAPQTFTAHTPLGHYQGVTDQVRMSDTPGAYRHTLLPRGASQPRWLPLT; encoded by the coding sequence ATGCCCGAGTCCCCCCAGGCCACCATGTCCCTCACCGACCGCATCACCAGGGCGATCGCCGCCCCCGCAACCGACGACGCCTTCGACGTCCACTCCGAGACGTCCGAGGTACTGGCCGGAATCGGCCTGAAGCCGCAGGACACCGGCGGCACCATCACCTTCCGGGGCGCGGACCCGGTGGTGCCCAGCACGCTGCGGCTGGGCGCGGCTTCGGGCATCGCGCTGGTCGCCAAGTCCGCCGCCGTCGCGGCGCTGTGGCGGGACCGGACCGGTCGCGGCCAGGACATCCACATGGACCTGCGCGTGGGGCCGCACCGGCTGTGCCCGTTCTACGACCAGAAGTGGGAACTGCTCAACGGCTATCCCGGCGGCGTGCCGTCGATCCCCAACATGGCCTACGCCAACGCGTTCTACCGCACGGCGGACGGCCGTTGGATGATGCCGTTCAACATCTACCCGAACATCAAGACCGCCGCCCAGAAGCTGCTGGGCGCCCCCGAGGTGCCCGAGGCGGTCGCCGCCGCCATCGCACGGTGGAACGCACGTGAACTGGAGGCGGCCGGAGCCGCGGCCGGGGCGGTGATGCCCATGGTCCGCACACCCAGCGAGATACTGACGGAGCGTCAATACACCGACCATCTCGCCGACATGCCGTTGGTGGAGATCACCCGGGTCGGCGACAGCGCCCCCGAGCCACTGCCCGAGGCCGCCACGGCCCCCCTGGACGGAGTACGCGCGCTGGGCATGGGCCACATCATCGCCGGCGCCGGCGCGGGCCGAGCACTGGCACTGCACGGGGCCGACGTGCTGAACCTGTGGCGGCCCAACGAGCTGGAGCACGACGTCACCTACCGCACCGCCAATGTCGGCGTACGCTCGGCCACCGTGAGCCCGTACACCCCGGAGGGGCGGGCCGTCCTCCACGAACTCCAGGCCGGTGCCGACGTCTTCTTCGCCAACCGCCGCCCCGGCTACCTGGAGTCCATCGGCCTGTCGGAACAGGAGGCGACCAGCCGACGCCCGGGCCTGGTCTACGCCACCGTCTCCCTGAACGGGCGCAGCGGCCCCTGGGCCGACCACCTCGGCTTCGACCAGACCGCGGGCGCACTGACCGGCCTGTTGCACCTGGAAGGCGACGGCGACAAGCCCGCCCTGCCGCCGATCACGGTGGTCAACGACTACCTGGTCTCCTGGTTCCTGACCGCCGGCATCGTCGAGGCCCTGCGCCGCCGCGCCGTCGACGGCGGCAGCTACCGCGTCCATGTCTCGCTGTCCCGGGTGGCCCTCTGGATCCTCGGCATGGGCATCTTCGACAAGACCTACGCAACCGAGATCGCCGGCACGGGCGAGGAGCACGCCTACCCCGCGCCGCAGACCTTCACCGCCCACACCCCACTCGGCCACTACCAGGGCGTCACCGACCAGGTGCGGATGTCCGACACCCCGGGCGCGTACCGCCACACCCTCCTCCCCCGCGGCGCCTCCCAACCCCGCTGGCTCCCCCTCACCTGA
- a CDS encoding helix-turn-helix domain-containing protein encodes MPGGRLTQAERQQIARGLADRLAYAEIARRLDRPTSTITREVMRNGGPTAYRADLAHRATQQRTHRRKQTAPVGSQASPQPYGRDAQAVRVYQDALTAVYISSGLPKMMARVLGCLYTTDTGSLTASQLAQRLQVSPASISKAITFLEGQDLVRRERDERRRERYIVDDDLWYQAMIRSARANDEFIETARQGIDVLGRGTPAATRLESAARFLDFVSEALIRAADQGREVLYTRAGTNPDNTAEPSSDDGRTTTPTTRA; translated from the coding sequence ATGCCGGGAGGCAGGCTCACCCAGGCCGAACGTCAGCAGATCGCAAGGGGTTTGGCCGACCGCCTGGCGTACGCCGAGATCGCCCGCCGTCTGGACCGTCCGACCTCCACCATCACGCGTGAGGTGATGCGCAACGGCGGCCCCACCGCCTACCGCGCCGACCTGGCCCACCGCGCCACCCAGCAGCGCACCCACCGACGCAAGCAGACCGCACCGGTGGGGTCACAGGCATCCCCGCAGCCCTACGGACGCGACGCCCAGGCCGTGCGTGTCTACCAAGACGCGCTCACCGCCGTCTACATTTCCTCCGGCCTGCCCAAGATGATGGCCCGGGTCCTGGGCTGCCTCTACACCACCGACACCGGCAGCCTCACCGCCTCCCAACTCGCCCAACGCCTCCAGGTCAGCCCCGCCTCCATCTCCAAAGCGATCACCTTTCTCGAGGGTCAGGACCTCGTCCGCCGGGAACGCGACGAACGGCGCCGCGAGCGCTACATCGTCGACGACGACCTCTGGTACCAGGCGATGATCCGAAGCGCCCGGGCCAACGACGAGTTCATCGAAACCGCGCGACAAGGCATCGACGTCCTCGGCCGCGGCACCCCCGCCGCCACCCGTCTCGAAAGCGCCGCCCGCTTCCTCGACTTCGTCAGCGAAGCACTCATCCGCGCCGCGGACCAGGGACGCGAAGTCCTCTACACCAGAGCCGGCACGAACCCGGACAACACCGCCGAGCCGAGCTCGGACGACGGACGGACGACCACCCCGACGACCAGAGCCTGA
- a CDS encoding hydroxymethylglutaryl-CoA reductase, translated as MNDAHGIAGVPMRWVGPLRISGNVAATETEVPLATYESPLWPSVGRGAKISRHTERGIVATLVDERMTRSVLVEAEDAQTAYAAARQLDAQFDVLSKVVRACSGFAELVGIRHEITANLLFIRFEFTTGDASGHNMVTLAADALLGHILDNVPGVSYGSISGNYCTDKKATAVNGILGRGKNVVTELLVPRSVVTEMLHTTAAKVAELNVRKNLIGTLLAGGIRSANSHYANMLLAFYLATGQDAANIVEGSQGVTVAEDREGDLYFSCTLPNLIVGTVGNGKDLDFVETNLTRLGCRAEGEPGQNARRLAVIAAATVLCGELSTLAALTNPGELMRAHINLERNQG; from the coding sequence ATGAACGACGCTCACGGAATCGCCGGGGTCCCCATGAGGTGGGTGGGACCACTCAGAATCTCGGGAAATGTCGCCGCCACGGAGACCGAAGTCCCACTCGCCACCTACGAGTCACCGCTGTGGCCTTCCGTGGGGCGTGGCGCAAAGATATCCCGACATACCGAGCGCGGAATCGTCGCCACTCTCGTCGACGAGCGGATGACCCGCTCGGTGCTCGTCGAAGCCGAGGACGCGCAGACCGCGTACGCGGCCGCGCGCCAGCTCGACGCGCAGTTCGATGTCTTGAGCAAGGTCGTGCGCGCCTGTAGCGGATTCGCCGAACTCGTCGGTATCCGGCACGAGATCACGGCCAACCTGTTGTTCATCCGGTTCGAGTTCACCACGGGCGACGCGTCCGGGCACAACATGGTGACGCTCGCGGCCGACGCACTCTTGGGGCACATCCTGGACAACGTTCCAGGGGTTTCCTACGGGTCGATCTCCGGGAACTACTGCACCGACAAGAAGGCGACCGCCGTCAACGGAATCCTGGGCCGCGGAAAGAACGTGGTGACCGAACTGCTCGTGCCGCGCTCCGTGGTTACCGAGATGCTGCACACCACGGCCGCCAAGGTAGCCGAGCTGAACGTGCGCAAGAACCTGATCGGAACGCTGCTCGCCGGCGGAATACGCTCGGCCAACTCGCACTACGCGAACATGCTGCTCGCCTTCTACCTGGCCACCGGCCAGGACGCGGCAAACATCGTCGAAGGCTCACAGGGTGTGACCGTGGCCGAGGACCGGGAGGGCGACCTCTACTTCTCGTGCACACTGCCGAACCTGATCGTGGGCACGGTCGGCAACGGCAAGGATCTGGACTTCGTCGAGACCAATCTGACGCGGCTGGGCTGCCGGGCCGAGGGCGAGCCGGGACAGAACGCACGCCGACTCGCCGTCATCGCGGCCGCCACGGTGCTGTGCGGCGAACTCTCGACCCTGGCAGCACTGACGAACCCGGGCGAACTGATGCGCGCACACATCAACCTGGAGCGCAACCAAGGTTAG
- a CDS encoding PH domain-containing protein, whose amino-acid sequence MSNAREVTWRPSQKRALWSFVGLGAAGVGLAVVRAAFVGTLLDVWLGIGVLLAPLGIVSLFAVTAEVTADADGLHFRRLLRRRSLPWRDVADLRVRLLHANNSRVQEVRRVSLLLRDGRRTLLPLPQAVSGSASDFDAKLEALRALHREYGAPESDHVHVVSYRTAGRGRAGSVTVCALLLALAGGTACFVPSVASYEQAWQSAAPCTAGTPAGERSECLTTLPAVIARTEANPPKQSSWLYFTDDRPLRRLEVSRDAAQEFQAGARVELTIWRGEVMEVAGKHYVWRDHVPTGGSVAAVAASFALAAGYPGAQLLLCLRGRRLPDDEVLPSALPFAGVLVGTALWLLPLCYFFFTPLLSSPVAVAWAVVGSLCTLGLFSFAWRATRVRTPAEPGTAGGRIEEASADEEVFLAACFLEHTDYNPYRFGTHIVLGGGPLAVTPHAGPGRFAAKRIPVERLTVQDVRRARGSDGDGIPRSWHVAELDDAGVPVRLAAAPADLARVIRVIRGPAPAETPTHIATSEGSGGPVPSH is encoded by the coding sequence ATGAGCAATGCGCGGGAAGTGACTTGGCGGCCTTCTCAGAAGCGTGCCCTGTGGTCCTTCGTCGGACTCGGGGCGGCCGGGGTGGGCCTGGCGGTGGTGCGTGCCGCGTTTGTCGGCACGCTCCTGGATGTCTGGCTGGGCATCGGCGTGCTGCTGGCGCCGCTGGGCATCGTGTCGCTCTTCGCGGTCACCGCCGAGGTGACCGCCGACGCGGACGGCCTGCACTTCCGGAGGCTGCTGCGCCGCCGGAGCCTACCGTGGCGTGACGTCGCCGATCTGCGTGTACGCCTGTTGCACGCGAACAACAGCCGGGTCCAGGAGGTCCGTCGCGTCAGCCTGCTGCTGCGGGACGGACGCAGGACGCTCCTCCCTCTCCCCCAGGCGGTTTCGGGGTCCGCCTCGGACTTCGATGCGAAGTTGGAAGCGCTCCGCGCGCTGCACCGCGAGTACGGAGCCCCGGAATCGGACCACGTCCACGTCGTCTCGTACCGCACCGCCGGGCGGGGCCGGGCCGGCTCGGTGACCGTGTGCGCGCTACTGCTCGCGTTGGCCGGCGGGACGGCCTGCTTCGTGCCGAGCGTCGCGTCGTACGAGCAGGCGTGGCAGTCGGCCGCCCCGTGCACGGCCGGGACGCCCGCCGGGGAACGCAGCGAGTGCCTGACCACCCTGCCGGCCGTGATCGCACGAACCGAGGCCAACCCGCCCAAGCAGAGCAGCTGGTTGTACTTCACCGACGACCGGCCGCTGAGGCGACTTGAGGTCTCCCGCGACGCCGCCCAGGAATTCCAGGCCGGCGCCCGCGTCGAACTCACCATCTGGCGCGGCGAGGTGATGGAGGTCGCCGGAAAGCACTACGTGTGGCGCGACCACGTCCCCACCGGCGGATCCGTGGCCGCCGTAGCGGCATCGTTCGCTCTCGCCGCGGGCTACCCCGGAGCCCAGCTACTGCTGTGTCTGCGCGGGCGCCGGCTGCCCGACGACGAGGTCCTCCCGTCGGCCCTTCCGTTCGCGGGTGTGCTCGTCGGTACGGCCCTGTGGCTACTGCCGCTCTGCTACTTCTTCTTCACGCCCCTGCTCAGCTCTCCCGTCGCGGTCGCATGGGCGGTCGTCGGCTCGCTGTGCACACTGGGCCTGTTCTCCTTCGCCTGGCGTGCCACGCGGGTCCGTACGCCCGCAGAGCCCGGGACGGCCGGAGGGCGCATCGAGGAGGCATCTGCCGATGAGGAGGTGTTTCTGGCCGCCTGTTTCCTGGAGCACACCGACTACAACCCGTACCGCTTCGGCACCCACATCGTCCTGGGTGGCGGCCCGCTCGCGGTGACGCCCCACGCCGGTCCAGGCCGGTTCGCGGCGAAGCGGATACCGGTGGAGCGGCTCACCGTCCAGGACGTACGGCGTGCCCGCGGTAGCGATGGCGACGGGATCCCCAGAAGCTGGCACGTAGCCGAACTCGACGACGCGGGAGTACCGGTTCGCCTCGCGGCCGCCCCGGCGGACCTTGCTCGCGTGATCCGCGTGATCCGCGGACCGGCCCCCGCCGAAACCCCCACGCACATCGCAACCTCCGAGGGCTCCGGTGGTCCTGTCCCGTCGCATTGA
- a CDS encoding TetR/AcrR family transcriptional regulator, translating to MRADAARNLDAVLQTGARLLARDPGTSIAVIAEAAGVDRRTVYRHFKTREALLAAVHEAKLDACEKVLAEARLTEAPVMAALHRYAEGIITVSRRWPVDVQQVRDQAAADRLGRLIEQLDAFTARAVREQVIRPGLPDRWARSLLIHLTNVASHEMPELSPAQGADMVVQSLITGLGPD from the coding sequence ATGAGAGCTGATGCGGCACGCAACCTTGACGCGGTCCTGCAGACCGGAGCACGCCTGCTGGCGCGCGACCCCGGCACGAGCATCGCGGTGATCGCAGAGGCGGCGGGCGTCGACCGACGTACCGTCTACCGCCACTTCAAGACCCGTGAGGCACTGCTGGCCGCCGTCCATGAGGCCAAGCTCGATGCCTGTGAAAAGGTCCTCGCGGAGGCGCGGTTGACCGAGGCGCCCGTGATGGCGGCGCTGCACCGGTACGCCGAGGGCATCATCACCGTCAGCAGGCGGTGGCCGGTGGACGTACAGCAAGTACGGGATCAAGCCGCAGCCGACCGTCTTGGCCGGCTGATCGAGCAGCTCGACGCCTTCACGGCGCGCGCGGTGCGGGAGCAGGTCATCCGCCCCGGCCTTCCGGACCGTTGGGCTCGCTCCCTGCTCATCCACCTCACGAATGTCGCGTCACATGAGATGCCGGAGCTTTCCCCTGCTCAGGGAGCCGACATGGTCGTCCAGTCCCTGATCACCGGTCTCGGCCCCGACTGA
- a CDS encoding PPOX class F420-dependent oxidoreductase: MSPVRMSEKLKEALDSRVFVTVATLQPDGSPHQSVVWVGRDGDGLFFVTGVDKLKVRNLRRDPRLSVTVNPPDEPYGYTVISGSARFESAGSHERMDELAVKYTGRTYAEHHPESYAALPELVTVHVTPERIASRFL; this comes from the coding sequence GTGAGTCCGGTCCGGATGTCCGAGAAGTTGAAAGAAGCCCTCGATTCCCGGGTGTTCGTCACGGTGGCGACGCTCCAGCCCGACGGGAGCCCGCATCAGTCAGTGGTCTGGGTAGGGAGAGACGGCGACGGTCTGTTCTTCGTGACCGGCGTCGACAAGCTCAAGGTGCGCAATCTGCGACGGGATCCCCGGCTGAGCGTGACGGTCAACCCACCCGACGAGCCCTACGGGTACACGGTGATCAGCGGCAGCGCCCGCTTCGAGAGCGCGGGCAGTCACGAGCGCATGGACGAACTGGCCGTCAAATACACCGGCAGGACCTACGCCGAGCACCACCCGGAGTCGTATGCCGCCCTCCCGGAACTGGTCACCGTGCACGTCACCCCCGAAAGGATCGCGTCCCGGTTCCTGTGA
- a CDS encoding SDR family NAD(P)-dependent oxidoreductase yields MKTYVITGGTDGIGKALADRYLERGQEVVVIGRSAEKGEAWLAAAQHRGAAARAHFIRADLSRLSETRAVVERIRSAWAQVDADLLGVAFVDTRPTTTVRYVLFNPGTVNTGFSGQYTPDVMTQIDIIRRSAQPVHEAIVPILKLLDDPPLAPLSAFVRDKPLSAQGPGFTLAEARRLHRYTTGLLAD; encoded by the coding sequence ATGAAGACCTACGTCATCACCGGCGGCACGGACGGCATCGGCAAGGCACTCGCCGACAGGTACTTGGAAAGGGGGCAAGAGGTGGTGGTGATCGGGCGCAGCGCGGAGAAGGGCGAAGCGTGGCTCGCCGCCGCACAACACCGTGGCGCGGCGGCGAGGGCACACTTCATACGCGCCGACCTGAGCCGGCTGTCCGAGACCAGAGCGGTGGTCGAACGCATCCGGTCCGCCTGGGCGCAGGTCGACGCCGATCTCCTCGGGGTCGCCTTCGTGGACACCCGGCCAACGACAACGGTGCGGTACGTGCTGTTCAACCCGGGCACGGTCAACACCGGCTTCTCGGGCCAGTACACGCCGGACGTCATGACGCAGATCGACATCATCCGCCGGTCCGCCCAGCCGGTTCACGAGGCCATCGTCCCGATCCTCAAGCTCCTGGACGACCCGCCCCTCGCCCCGCTCAGCGCATTCGTACGGGACAAGCCCCTCAGTGCACAGGGCCCGGGTTTTACGCTCGCGGAGGCACGGCGGCTGCACCGCTACACCACAGGGCTGCTGGCCGACTGA
- a CDS encoding PadR family transcriptional regulator translates to MALEHAILVSLLEKPGSGYELSRRFERSIGYFWTATHQQIYRVLKRMEQDGWIDVRDVPQQGRPDKKEYSVAAPGRTALSQWLNEPVEPESVRHDLAVKIRGAAFDDPAALIREVERHRQAHADRLAHYLAGERRDFTGPEADAPLDAGQELQHVVLRGGIAYERMTIAWLDDVLDTLHRLRPTS, encoded by the coding sequence ATGGCGCTTGAGCACGCGATCCTTGTGTCCCTGTTGGAGAAGCCGGGGTCCGGCTATGAGCTGTCCCGGCGCTTCGAGCGGTCCATCGGCTACTTCTGGACCGCCACCCACCAGCAGATCTATCGCGTGCTCAAGCGGATGGAGCAGGACGGCTGGATCGACGTCCGGGACGTGCCGCAGCAGGGCCGGCCGGACAAGAAGGAGTACTCCGTCGCGGCTCCCGGCCGGACCGCCCTCTCCCAGTGGCTCAACGAACCGGTCGAGCCCGAGAGCGTTCGGCACGATCTCGCCGTCAAGATCCGGGGCGCGGCCTTCGACGACCCGGCCGCCCTGATCCGCGAGGTGGAACGGCACCGTCAGGCACATGCGGACCGGCTCGCCCACTATCTCGCGGGCGAGCGGCGCGACTTCACCGGCCCCGAGGCCGACGCCCCGCTCGACGCCGGACAGGAACTCCAACACGTCGTACTGCGCGGCGGCATCGCCTACGAGCGGATGACGATCGCCTGGCTCGACGACGTCCTGGACACCCTGCACCGGCTTCGTCCCACGTCCTGA